GAATtaacttaaaattaaaaaaaaatactatttaaTGTCGGCATAAAGGAAGGGGTATTAATAAAGGGACCATAACATATAGAGCACGGAgggattgatttttgttgcaCCTTTGCGTGGCAATGGCGAGCTTCGGGGCGGTCGAGCTATACTCCCGCAGCCCGAGGTTGATTAATTTTTGGTAATAAATAATCTCTCATACTTATATAGTACCAAATAGGCGGAATGTGTACATAATTCTCACGCGCAGCTGTAACAATGCCTCTCCCTGTAGATGACTGTCACGTTCAAACGTTGCTTTCCAGCATGTCGACAAGTCGTTTAATTTCACGTCTGCAATTGCAAAGACAAACCAAAAAGCGTTACATAAACGCCCCCCTAGCCCCCTACGCGCATTACTTACATTCTTACTGCTAGGGCTTCGGCCGGTTTGATCGTTTTAGAAATTTCCTCCGCTTTGGCCATTATCGTGTACATACACTTGATGTTACCGTCCATGCAGTCCGTCAGCTTCGTGACGGAGTTTTTGTAAATCTCCACATTGTCCGCCGTAATGGAGGAGATCGAGTGCAGCACGCTGCACAAGCTTTCCGACAGATTGTCGACCGATGCGGCTAGCGCTTGCGCCTCGCGTTCGATCTCGTTCAGCACGTTCGGATCGACGGACGAGGCCGATGCTGGATGGGGAGCGACGAATCCACTCCCGTACGCCATCGGTCCTCGGCTGCTGCTAGTACCGGGCAGCGTTAAATTAGCACCGCTAGTGCCGGGACCAAAGCTTAGCCCGCTGAGACCACCGGTAGCTGCCGAGGGTGTGCTTTGCCGCGAGCTGGACAAATTGCAAGAATCCTTCCGTGTGACCGTCACGGGCTTGCTAGCTTGATTTTGTACTCTAAGTTTTCCGCCACAAAGTGCGTCATGTTGCCGTCCACCCGTACGGTTCCTTCGAGGTTGTATGGGAATGAAGCTggcaggagaaagagagagcgaaattttgttttatttagcaAAAGAAAACCGCGACAAAACGCTGCTCCATACCTTTACGTCCATCACACACCAAGGAGTCGGGTCGTTTTTTCGTCTGCGAagacgacgaggacgaagaTGATCCGTCCGGTTGGTTACCGTTGCTAGCACCACCGTCCGTTTCTTCGGCAGCCGCTCCTGCGAACAGGTTGTGCGTGTAGGCGATTTCACTGTACGATTCCGTCATCGCCGATGGAACTTCTTCGCCTAACGTTTCGTCGTATTGCTCGTGACCTTCGAAATCGTCTCCAGCATCCTGCCGCATGTCACTCTGTCGGGCAGGAGCAGCGAAAGGATTTTTTCTACGATGGTCCGCTTCGCTCATGGTTCTCTCTttccatgcaaaaaaaaactcaacttCTAACACCTCAACAAACACTTTGAACTGTTGTACGTTTGACTAGATTAGATTATGCACTATCCATGATAATGCGCGTGTTACGTACACATTGGTAGCAATTATGGTTAAAACAGTAAAAACAACGCGAAAGGGATTACATGGTCGATATTTTTCTTGCCTCTGTTGAATTTGTCCTTTTTCGctgcttttgtgtgtttgttttgattgctaTATCATTGCTGTCACTCTAAGGGTTGCTGTCAAACAAACTTCCCCTCCCGGCAAATGCAGCACACGGGATGCGTGATTAAAAAAGTTGGACACCAAAAAACCGTTAATGCAGCTTGCACCAACCAACGGACGAAACGACGAGTGTAGTGGACATATGAATAAAAAGGAATGGATCATTGTAAAGTTCTCCATGAGGCATTTTTACGTCTAAATAAAGGGTATAAAGAGCATATACACACAGAAAGGGTAGGAAAACAGCTGCAatgtatatatttaaaaaaaacttggaatgcaagtaaaattcaaattagTTGATCCTTATTCTTATCcctattttttctttcacgtGGGATTGGCTTGAAACACGGGTTGGTTGAAAAAGATGGGACAGAATTAATTCAATCGCACCACTTTCAGATGTTTCAACGcagttttaaaaaatgtgcACGTTCTTCTCGGATAATAATAATTCAGGTCCAAATATGTTGCTGCAACAAGGAACCCTCAAACAAACTTGTTTATTTCCTCATGTGACACAATTTTCCCGCCATATAAATTTTGCTGTTCTTGAATTCAATTTGGTAGTAGATGTTCTCGACTTTTTCATAGAATGAGTtctgaaaaaaataatccctCCTGAACTAAAATAGATTCCTTATCGCATCATATTTGAATAATGGTCGACATAACAGAATACTGTCACGGGCGAGTTTAAAGTCCAAGATGACCTACACACTCGCGTTGagtaaaatttagaaaaaaagcgaTCCTAGTTCTAGATAGTTCCTAAAAAATTTGCAATCAGTATATTCAATTACAAATGTTGGCAGCATCCAGAAAAGTCGGGAATCGTTGGGTTCGTTCGGATTCGTCCGAAATTGTTCGGAATTCTCCGTAACCATCGGAATCGCCAAAATATTTGGAATATTCGCATTAGTGAGAATCGTAGTCGGACGGTATTAGTAAATGTAAGCatgaatgtgtgtgatttataaatatttgtttttctatcaCTTTGTGCATATCTTTGGCGAGTGAATTGATTGTAAATTTTTTTACGGAACGATAACTGAATACGGTTTGTGGTCGATGTTCAATGTAATTTCATCCGTCATACATCACCTAGCTTCTATAGAAAGCATATCAAATTACACGCTTCAACTTGCTTCCCTCGCAAGTGAGATATTTTCAaccaatttttatttttgttttacaattgTTTATGGTAACCGGTTTCCTTGAAATTCCTTAACACTTGTATAAATAAATCTGCTTAACCATATTTTAGATTTATTGATACACGTGTTGCACGCTTTTCAAGAAGTGGCCACATGGCAAGCTATGGCAATTGTGTCTGCAATCTTCTAACAACGTGTGAGAAAAAATATGAAGAACGGTTTTTTCTATCAGTAAAAAGGTGTTAAAATTATGATACTTTTCGCAATTATGAACATAAGTGCTAGATATGAGCTTGAGTTTCAGCATACCTTTTTCAATAGTAGATGCCAAGGTTATCAATATCATCGTAGTCATTTTTCATATTGCTCTCTAATCGATTCAAAAAGCATGTAagctttacatttttttcttaaatttccAAATTTCCATAAAACCAAACGAAAACTAGCATTTATTATCCTATATTGTACAGAATTTGTAGTTCCTACTTGGTAAGACGAGTAATACGAAATTACTAACTACTTATCCGTCGTTACAACCACTTTGCGGTCTGCCTCAGGAGCGTCCGAAACAGCTCACGGTCTCGAGCCTTCTCGTCGTTATAACGGATCCTCCATTGTCCCTTCACACATGCGGGgtcaagtatccttctgagcatcttcctctcgaacgcggctaagagggtgtCTTCACATGTGGACAGT
This sequence is a window from Anopheles merus strain MAF chromosome 3R, AmerM5.1, whole genome shotgun sequence. Protein-coding genes within it:
- the LOC121596268 gene encoding LOW QUALITY PROTEIN: BLOC-1-related complex subunit 6-like (The sequence of the model RefSeq protein was modified relative to this genomic sequence to represent the inferred CDS: inserted 1 base in 1 codon); the protein is MSEADHRRKNPFAAPARQSDMRQDAGDDFEGHEQYDETLGEEVPSAMTESYSEIAYTHNLFAGAAAEETDGGASNGNQPDGSSSSSSSSQTKKRPDSLVCDGRKASFPYNLEGTVRVDGNMTHFVAENLEYKIKLAXPVTVTRKDSCNLSSSRQSTPSAATGGLSGLSFGPGTSGANLTLPGTSSSRGPMAYGSGFVAPHPASASSVDPNVLNEIEREAQALAASVDNLSESLCSVLHSISSITADNVEIYKNSVTKLTDCMDGNIKCMYTIMAKAEEISKTIKPAEALAVRIREIKRLVDMLESNV